The proteins below come from a single Synergistaceae bacterium genomic window:
- the folK gene encoding 2-amino-4-hydroxy-6-hydroxymethyldihydropteridine diphosphokinase produces MEVIAAVGLGSNLGNRLLNLRAALKYMDLKRVKAEHAGTFEVLQTSDVFETPPWGVTDQPHFLNACLTAKCTLPPEELLTLLKNIEARMGRQETRRWGERVIDLDILAMGPLIWNSPTLRVPHMDMRRRGFVLIPLAQILPDWVDPVTHRSVAEMTESFKKEHYKEGNYKEEYYKEENSNSKEKGFVRICRL; encoded by the coding sequence ATGGAGGTCATCGCGGCGGTGGGGCTAGGCTCCAACCTGGGCAACAGGCTTTTGAATTTACGCGCCGCTTTAAAATATATGGACTTGAAGCGCGTGAAGGCGGAACACGCCGGGACGTTCGAGGTTCTTCAGACCAGCGACGTCTTCGAGACCCCTCCTTGGGGTGTGACGGACCAGCCGCATTTTTTGAACGCCTGCTTGACAGCGAAGTGTACTTTGCCACCGGAGGAATTATTGACCCTGTTGAAGAACATCGAAGCCCGGATGGGACGTCAAGAAACGCGGCGTTGGGGCGAGCGGGTGATCGACTTGGATATTCTGGCGATGGGTCCTTTGATCTGGAACTCCCCTACCCTGCGTGTCCCGCACATGGACATGCGCCGACGGGGCTTTGTGTTGATCCCCTTAGCCCAAATCCTTCCCGACTGGGTTGACCCGGTCACCCATCGCTCTGTGGCTGAAATGACGGAGAGTTTCAAAAAGGAACACTATAAAGAGGGAAATTATAAAGAGGAATATTATAAAGAAGAAAATTCTAACTCTAAAGAAAAAGGGTTTGTTCGGATTTGCCGACTTTGA
- a CDS encoding hydrogenase expression protein HypA/HybF, with the protein MAKFRCIECKAEVDMDADEPTKRCPKCFSRYMELVSGEIKRGKSWSAKSFSVK; encoded by the coding sequence GTGGCGAAGTTTCGTTGTATTGAGTGTAAGGCCGAGGTGGACATGGACGCTGACGAGCCAACAAAACGGTGTCCTAAGTGCTTCAGTCGTTATATGGAACTTGTTTCGGGCGAAATCAAACGGGGCAAGTCTTGGAGCGCTAAAAGTTTCAGCGTGAAGTAG
- a CDS encoding TRAP transporter substrate-binding protein gives MKWKVFVAVLMVSVLSVLATPALAAPEYTLKLGHLSNEEHSWHKASLKFAEEVERLSGGRIVCQVFANEQLGNEVDTIQAIHTGIAHMVITGESMQNWAPKCALIAVPYMIRDMDHLTKVLTSDIGKEIEKDIIDKVKLRPVSSFVRAPRNLTSNRPVTKPDELNGFKIRIPNVPLFVKVWEAFGAKPTPMAFSEVFTSLQQHVIDGQENPLDLIRSGSLYEVQKYVDLTEHVYGWIYLVIGEDFFQKLPEDLQKAVVDAGKTAETYERELFLADVAANEQFLKEKGMEFVTVDKAAFATLAGPAVEEFLGTKPADVLELYKKIVETK, from the coding sequence ATGAAATGGAAAGTTTTTGTTGCCGTGTTGATGGTGTCTGTTCTGTCGGTTTTGGCGACGCCTGCGCTGGCGGCGCCGGAGTACACGTTGAAGCTGGGGCATTTGAGCAACGAGGAGCATTCGTGGCACAAGGCGTCTCTCAAGTTCGCGGAAGAGGTTGAGAGGCTTTCTGGCGGGCGTATCGTGTGTCAGGTCTTCGCCAACGAGCAGTTGGGCAACGAGGTGGACACAATCCAAGCCATTCATACGGGCATAGCCCACATGGTCATCACGGGAGAGTCCATGCAAAACTGGGCTCCCAAGTGCGCTTTGATCGCCGTTCCTTACATGATCCGTGACATGGATCACCTGACGAAAGTTCTTACGAGCGATATCGGTAAGGAAATCGAGAAAGATATCATCGATAAGGTGAAACTGCGTCCCGTTTCCTCCTTCGTCCGCGCTCCGCGCAACTTGACCAGCAATCGCCCCGTCACGAAGCCCGATGAGCTGAACGGCTTTAAGATCCGTATCCCGAACGTGCCCCTCTTCGTGAAGGTGTGGGAGGCATTCGGCGCTAAACCCACCCCCATGGCGTTTTCCGAGGTTTTCACCTCTTTGCAGCAACACGTCATCGATGGGCAGGAGAACCCTTTGGATCTCATTCGTAGCGGCTCGCTCTACGAGGTGCAGAAGTACGTCGACCTGACGGAACACGTGTATGGGTGGATCTACTTGGTAATCGGCGAGGACTTTTTCCAGAAGCTGCCTGAGGACCTTCAAAAGGCCGTCGTCGACGCGGGTAAGACCGCCGAGACTTACGAGCGTGAACTCTTCCTAGCTGACGTCGCCGCCAACGAACAGTTCTTGAAGGAAAAGGGAATGGAGTTCGTTACCGTTGACAAGGCCGCCTTCGCCACTCTGGCGGGACCCGCTGTGGAGGAGTTTTTGGGTACTAAGCCCGCCGATGTCCTGGAGCTTTACAAGAAGATCGTGGAAACAAAATAA
- a CDS encoding TRAP transporter large permease yields MVTLLFLSFVVFLFAGVPIAFSLGLSSLIYLVGAGIPLSVIPQRMFSGINSFTLLCVPGFILAGNLMNQGGISDRIVRFANVLVGHIRGGLALANVVDSMVFAGVSGTAVADVASLGTIMIPAMHKQGYDMGFSCAITASTACLGPIIPPSMPMIIAGTLTGLSVGKLFLAGAIPGLLTGGIMLVVTYWLAIKRGYPRQPRPTWAIFWQEFYGGIWALLMVAIIFVGILSGWFSPTEASVVACIYALFVGVVIYKDLRVQDIPKVLKESAIMSASIITLVAFANVFGWIMTSEQIPQLIAKTMLSFTQNKFLIILIVNIFLLFVGMFMETIAALMTLFPTLLAVLSQVGVDPIQAAMICVLNLVIGLITPPVGVCLFVAASIGKISISRIIKANMPYLLICLFVLVLVSYIPALSTWLPNFLMK; encoded by the coding sequence ATGGTAACACTGCTGTTTCTTAGTTTCGTCGTTTTTCTTTTCGCGGGTGTTCCCATCGCCTTCTCGTTGGGCCTCTCGTCCTTGATCTACCTGGTGGGGGCGGGTATTCCGCTGTCGGTGATTCCCCAGCGTATGTTCTCTGGGATCAATTCCTTCACGCTTCTGTGTGTGCCGGGCTTCATCCTGGCGGGGAACTTGATGAACCAGGGAGGGATCTCCGACCGCATCGTCCGATTCGCCAATGTCTTAGTGGGTCATATCCGTGGAGGGCTTGCCTTGGCCAACGTAGTGGACTCCATGGTCTTCGCCGGCGTGTCCGGCACGGCTGTGGCGGACGTGGCGAGCCTGGGGACCATCATGATCCCCGCCATGCACAAGCAGGGGTATGACATGGGCTTTTCCTGCGCCATAACGGCATCCACCGCGTGTCTGGGTCCCATTATCCCGCCGTCTATGCCGATGATCATCGCGGGGACCCTAACGGGTCTCTCCGTGGGCAAGCTTTTCCTGGCGGGGGCCATACCGGGGCTTTTGACGGGAGGCATTATGCTAGTGGTGACCTACTGGCTGGCAATTAAACGTGGGTATCCCAGACAACCCAGACCGACGTGGGCAATCTTCTGGCAGGAATTTTACGGAGGCATCTGGGCGCTGCTGATGGTGGCCATCATTTTTGTGGGGATCTTGAGCGGCTGGTTCAGCCCCACAGAAGCCTCGGTGGTGGCTTGTATCTACGCCCTGTTCGTGGGGGTTGTCATCTACAAAGACCTTCGTGTTCAGGACATTCCCAAAGTTTTGAAGGAATCCGCCATCATGTCGGCGTCGATCATCACCCTAGTGGCCTTTGCCAACGTCTTCGGCTGGATCATGACCAGCGAACAAATTCCGCAGTTGATTGCCAAAACGATGCTCTCCTTCACCCAAAACAAGTTTCTGATTATCCTGATCGTCAATATATTTCTTCTGTTCGTAGGCATGTTCATGGAGACGATCGCGGCCCTGATGACGCTTTTCCCCACGCTTTTGGCCGTGCTGAGCCAGGTGGGTGTAGACCCAATCCAGGCCGCTATGATCTGCGTCCTGAACTTGGTGATCGGTCTCATCACTCCTCCAGTGGGAGTGTGTCTCTTCGTAGCCGCCAGCATCGGAAAGATCTCCATCAGCCGTATCATCAAGGCCAATATGCCCTACCTCCTCATCTGCCTTTTCGTCCTGGTTCTGGTGTCCTATATTCCGGCGCTCTCGACCTGGCTGCCGAACTTTTTGATGAAGTGA
- a CDS encoding TRAP transporter small permease, with protein MWKKQLERFLGWTSSLCFVGLVLVVLLQVFARTSLWPYAPPHWTEEASRFLMLYMVAFSAGLAAKERAYVNVDVFVNLLSGRSRAFMQLLIDILVIVLMGATAWYGWQSAAVGRIQTSASLGIPMHLIYGSMVLHAGSALLYTVALVFEDFKALVTGEVNYGNTAVS; from the coding sequence GTGTGGAAAAAGCAGTTAGAACGATTTCTGGGGTGGACGTCCTCATTATGTTTTGTGGGGCTGGTCCTTGTGGTGCTGCTGCAGGTTTTCGCGAGGACATCGTTATGGCCTTACGCGCCTCCCCATTGGACTGAGGAGGCGTCTCGTTTCCTGATGCTTTACATGGTGGCTTTTTCCGCCGGCCTAGCGGCCAAGGAACGCGCTTACGTTAACGTCGATGTTTTTGTGAATCTTCTTTCGGGACGCTCTCGCGCGTTCATGCAGTTGCTCATCGACATACTGGTCATCGTGCTTATGGGAGCCACGGCGTGGTATGGCTGGCAAAGCGCCGCCGTCGGGCGTATCCAGACCTCGGCATCCCTGGGGATCCCCATGCACCTCATCTACGGCAGCATGGTGCTGCACGCCGGAAGTGCCCTGCTCTACACGGTCGCTCTCGTCTTCGAAGACTTTAAAGCTCTTGTGACTGGAGAGGTGAACTATGGTAACACTGCTGTTTCTTAG
- a CDS encoding Zn-dependent oxidoreductase, producing MKAVYVKEPKSLEIAELPIPQANKGEVLVHVRAAGICGSDMHIYHGTNPLAEYPRVIGHEFAGEVVALGEDLPSEKQGLAVGDHVAVDPVTSCGVCYPCSIGRRNVCSRLKVFGVHQDGGMAEYVAVPAANAHVVPPEWSWEKAAMIEPFSIAANVLSRTECVASDRVLVMGAGPIGLTVLMGAVLMGARVAVADVLDSRLETARKLGAELTINSSCQNLEDETLKWAKEGVPLIVDAVCIPALFSSLLKMASPAGRVAHLGFSERPAEIIPLEITKKELSIIGSRLNCNMFPQVIEWFKKGLDPEKLISHKFPFMETRNAFDLIETKPLETCKVLLTF from the coding sequence ATGAAAGCCGTTTATGTCAAAGAACCGAAAAGTTTAGAGATCGCGGAACTCCCCATTCCCCAGGCCAATAAAGGCGAGGTGCTGGTGCACGTACGCGCGGCCGGAATATGCGGCTCGGATATGCACATTTACCATGGGACGAACCCTTTGGCAGAGTATCCGCGCGTTATCGGCCATGAGTTCGCGGGCGAGGTTGTGGCCTTGGGCGAAGACCTTCCCTCCGAAAAGCAGGGTCTTGCGGTGGGGGATCATGTCGCGGTAGATCCAGTGACGAGCTGCGGCGTTTGTTATCCCTGTTCCATTGGACGTCGTAACGTCTGTTCGCGGTTGAAGGTTTTTGGTGTGCATCAGGACGGAGGAATGGCCGAGTACGTCGCGGTTCCTGCTGCTAACGCTCACGTGGTACCCCCTGAATGGTCCTGGGAGAAGGCCGCGATGATCGAGCCTTTTTCTATCGCCGCGAACGTTTTATCGCGTACCGAGTGTGTCGCGTCGGATCGAGTGTTGGTCATGGGCGCCGGTCCCATCGGCTTGACCGTCCTTATGGGGGCGGTTCTTATGGGGGCGCGGGTGGCCGTGGCGGACGTGCTGGATTCCCGCTTGGAAACCGCGCGAAAACTGGGCGCAGAGCTGACGATCAACAGCAGCTGCCAAAACCTGGAAGACGAGACGCTCAAGTGGGCGAAAGAGGGCGTTCCTCTGATCGTGGACGCGGTGTGTATTCCCGCGCTTTTCTCCTCTCTCCTCAAAATGGCGTCGCCGGCGGGGCGCGTCGCTCACCTAGGCTTTTCCGAGCGCCCGGCGGAGATCATTCCCCTGGAGATCACAAAAAAAGAACTCTCCATTATCGGCTCTCGACTCAATTGCAACATGTTTCCCCAGGTCATCGAATGGTTCAAAAAGGGCCTTGATCCGGAAAAATTGATTTCTCACAAATTTCCATTTATGGAAACTCGGAACGCCTTCGACCTTATCGAGACAAAACCCCTCGAAACCTGCAAAGTTCTTCTGACTTTTTGA
- a CDS encoding NAD(P)/FAD-dependent oxidoreductase — MERFDTIVIGGGPAGLMAAGRAAEIGERVLLVEKNDSLGVKLLLAGKRRCNLTNAEPDMETFLSRYGKNGRFLHGAFSRFEPREIRAFFDRQGIRTKVERGNRVFPDLPPEEATQGAQKVLNCLLLYCKKGKVRILRKSPVQAMKLKNGRVDRLVTAVEELTADRYILATGGQSYPKTGSTGDGYRLAAQVGHKIIEPTPAIVPIKTRETWVKLARNFNLRNVRLTATVDGQKVDERFGEMEFTNFGVSGPIVMDLSSYVSDWMKPSEGRSCSALPTTALPTALSTDLPTVNLILDLKPALPLPALLSRVERDFEKYEDRVFGRALVDLLPSALIPMILELSDIPEDKPVSYISPEEKEELASLLKNIVLTVNGLWSFDYAIVTKGGVCLTEVDPATLRSKLCENLYFAGEILDLNGPTGGFNLQVCWSTGYVAGQGETF, encoded by the coding sequence ATGGAGCGTTTCGACACAATCGTGATCGGGGGCGGCCCAGCGGGATTGATGGCGGCGGGCCGGGCTGCGGAGATAGGAGAACGGGTACTTCTAGTGGAAAAGAACGATTCCCTAGGTGTCAAGTTGCTTCTGGCGGGAAAGCGCCGTTGTAACCTCACGAACGCGGAACCGGATATGGAGACGTTTTTGTCGCGTTACGGAAAGAACGGGCGTTTTCTTCACGGGGCCTTTAGCCGCTTTGAGCCTCGCGAGATTCGGGCTTTTTTCGACCGGCAGGGAATCCGAACCAAGGTGGAGCGGGGTAACCGGGTGTTCCCCGATCTGCCGCCGGAGGAGGCGACGCAAGGAGCTCAGAAAGTCCTGAATTGCCTTTTGCTTTATTGTAAGAAAGGAAAGGTTCGTATCCTGCGCAAGTCGCCAGTTCAGGCGATGAAATTGAAAAACGGCCGCGTGGATCGTCTTGTCACCGCCGTCGAGGAGCTTACTGCCGACCGCTATATCCTGGCGACGGGGGGGCAATCTTACCCTAAGACGGGCTCCACCGGTGACGGGTATCGGTTAGCGGCCCAAGTGGGGCATAAAATCATTGAGCCGACTCCCGCGATCGTACCCATCAAGACCAGAGAAACCTGGGTGAAACTGGCCCGAAATTTCAACCTGCGTAACGTCCGCCTCACGGCCACGGTAGACGGGCAAAAGGTAGACGAGCGCTTCGGGGAAATGGAGTTCACGAACTTCGGTGTCAGCGGACCCATCGTTATGGACCTGAGTTCTTACGTCTCGGACTGGATGAAACCGAGTGAAGGGCGTTCTTGCTCAGCTTTACCAACAACAGCTTTACCAACAGCTCTATCGACAGATCTACCGACGGTGAACTTGATCCTGGACTTGAAACCCGCTCTTCCTTTGCCGGCACTGCTTTCGCGCGTCGAACGGGATTTCGAGAAGTACGAGGACCGAGTGTTTGGGCGCGCGCTGGTGGACCTTCTGCCGAGCGCTCTGATTCCTATGATTCTGGAGCTGTCAGACATCCCCGAAGACAAACCCGTGTCCTACATCTCACCGGAGGAGAAGGAAGAACTGGCGAGTCTGCTTAAAAATATTGTCTTGACCGTGAATGGTCTTTGGAGCTTCGACTACGCCATCGTGACCAAGGGAGGGGTTTGTCTTACGGAGGTAGACCCCGCGACATTGCGCTCGAAGCTGTGTGAAAACCTTTACTTCGCGGGCGAAATTTTAGACCTCAACGGCCCAACAGGAGGGTTCAATTTACAGGTATGTTGGAGCACCGGTTACGTAGCCGGACAGGGCGAGACTTTTTAA
- a CDS encoding RNA-binding transcriptional accessory protein — translation MNVTVAVAKELRLTEAQVSAVLELFEEGCTVPFIARYRKEATGSLDETVVTAIRDRNEKIQEIEKRRTAILESLVERELLTDELKVTIDGAQTMTALEDAYLPYRPKRKTRASVAIEKGLKPLAEKLLEQLDAFDPEKEAVLFLSEEKGVASVEDALAGAQDILAERFSEDTEVRQQTRKVFARKAMLASARAKAGSSKEDLKEDLKEGAKATSKEDSKSDNYRDYFEWSEPVVSMPSHRVLAIFRGEREGFLSISVEPPEEECLSLLKRMFVRGVNPASRLVAEAVLDGYKRLLKPSMENELRNALKKRADAEAIRVFAGNVKEVLMAAPMGQKATLGIDPGLRTGCKVVCLDAQGNFLHNDVIFPHTGERQRSEAVRKIVELVKKYRIQAIAIGNGTAGRETEAFVRGLGLPPEVIVASVNESGASIYSASEVARREFPDQDVTVRGAVSIGRRLMDPMAELVKIDPKSIGVGQYQHDVDQKELKQSLDDVVMSCVNAVGVEVNTASLEILSYISGLSKQVAGQLIKYRETNGPFASRDTLKKVPRLGPKTFEQAAGFLRIHGGKNPLDASAVHPENYSTVERMAKELKCTVADLMASSELRSKIDLERFVSEKAGLPTLKDIVQELAKPGRDPRVAFEAFAFDPDVREIGDLRVGMVLPGIVTNVTAFGAFVDLGVHQDGLVHVSRLSDSFVENPQAFLKPGQKVKVAVLEVDEQRKRVSLSMRKRDLEADPSETASRTASDFPRPIFSHSIFSHSMESMEKAQGNQRRQGGEQNKKQGEEKNKKNEETIDLSLGSLFKQQLADADLSKGRGKR, via the coding sequence ATGAACGTAACGGTAGCGGTCGCAAAAGAATTGCGGTTGACGGAAGCTCAGGTATCCGCTGTTCTCGAACTCTTTGAGGAGGGGTGTACAGTCCCTTTCATCGCTCGCTACCGCAAGGAGGCTACGGGTTCCCTGGATGAGACGGTCGTCACGGCCATACGCGACCGCAACGAAAAAATACAGGAGATAGAGAAGCGGAGAACCGCCATACTGGAATCCCTGGTGGAACGGGAGCTTCTGACTGACGAACTCAAGGTGACGATCGATGGAGCTCAGACCATGACAGCCTTGGAGGACGCTTATCTTCCCTATCGCCCCAAGCGCAAAACCCGTGCCTCCGTGGCGATCGAAAAAGGATTGAAACCCTTGGCGGAAAAGTTGCTCGAACAGCTTGACGCTTTCGACCCCGAAAAGGAAGCCGTCCTTTTCTTGTCGGAAGAAAAAGGCGTGGCTTCGGTAGAAGATGCTTTGGCCGGGGCCCAGGATATTCTGGCCGAGCGGTTCAGTGAGGATACGGAGGTCCGTCAGCAAACGCGGAAAGTCTTCGCTCGTAAGGCCATGCTCGCCAGTGCCCGCGCCAAGGCCGGCAGCTCCAAAGAGGATTTGAAAGAGGATTTGAAAGAGGGCGCTAAAGCCACTTCCAAAGAAGACTCCAAGAGCGACAACTACCGGGATTATTTCGAGTGGAGCGAGCCGGTGGTCTCCATGCCCTCCCATCGGGTGCTGGCCATTTTTCGCGGTGAGCGGGAGGGGTTTCTCTCCATATCGGTGGAGCCGCCGGAGGAAGAGTGCCTTTCCCTGCTAAAGCGAATGTTCGTCAGGGGCGTGAATCCAGCGTCTCGTCTGGTGGCTGAGGCCGTCTTGGATGGTTACAAGCGCCTCCTGAAGCCGTCCATGGAAAACGAGCTGCGCAACGCTCTCAAAAAACGGGCGGACGCGGAGGCAATCCGCGTCTTCGCCGGCAACGTGAAGGAGGTCCTGATGGCGGCTCCCATGGGGCAGAAGGCAACTCTGGGCATCGACCCAGGTCTCCGCACGGGTTGCAAGGTGGTTTGCCTGGACGCTCAAGGAAACTTTCTCCACAACGACGTGATTTTCCCTCACACGGGCGAACGGCAGAGGAGCGAGGCCGTGCGAAAGATTGTAGAACTTGTCAAAAAGTACCGGATTCAGGCTATCGCTATTGGAAATGGAACCGCCGGGCGTGAAACGGAAGCCTTCGTTCGGGGGTTGGGCTTGCCTCCTGAGGTGATCGTCGCCTCGGTCAACGAAAGCGGCGCTTCGATCTACTCTGCTTCGGAAGTGGCCCGTAGGGAGTTTCCCGACCAAGACGTGACGGTGAGGGGCGCTGTCTCTATCGGTCGCCGCCTTATGGACCCCATGGCTGAGCTGGTCAAGATCGACCCCAAATCCATTGGAGTGGGGCAATACCAGCACGACGTGGATCAAAAAGAGCTGAAACAGTCCCTGGACGACGTGGTGATGTCCTGCGTCAACGCCGTGGGCGTCGAGGTCAACACCGCCAGTTTGGAGATCCTGTCCTACATTTCCGGCCTGAGCAAGCAGGTGGCGGGGCAATTGATCAAATATCGGGAGACCAACGGCCCTTTCGCATCCCGAGATACACTGAAGAAAGTCCCTCGTCTGGGACCGAAGACCTTCGAGCAGGCGGCGGGGTTCTTGCGCATCCACGGAGGGAAGAATCCCTTGGATGCGTCGGCGGTTCACCCTGAAAACTACTCCACCGTAGAGCGGATGGCGAAAGAATTGAAGTGCACCGTTGCCGATTTGATGGCCTCCTCCGAGCTGAGATCGAAAATCGATTTGGAGCGGTTTGTCTCCGAGAAAGCGGGATTGCCGACCTTGAAGGATATTGTTCAGGAGCTGGCGAAACCGGGACGCGACCCGCGGGTGGCCTTTGAGGCCTTTGCCTTCGACCCTGACGTCCGAGAGATCGGAGACCTACGGGTGGGTATGGTTCTGCCGGGAATCGTGACCAACGTCACGGCCTTCGGGGCTTTCGTGGATCTGGGCGTCCACCAGGACGGATTGGTACACGTCAGCCGCCTGTCCGATAGTTTTGTGGAAAACCCCCAGGCGTTCTTGAAGCCAGGTCAGAAGGTGAAGGTTGCCGTGCTGGAGGTGGACGAACAGCGAAAGCGTGTTTCTCTCTCCATGAGAAAACGGGATCTAGAGGCTGACCCTTCCGAAACGGCTTCGAGGACGGCTTCAGATTTCCCTCGCCCCATTTTCTCTCACTCCATTTTCTCCCACTCCATGGAATCCATGGAAAAAGCGCAAGGCAACCAGCGACGCCAGGGTGGAGAGCAGAATAAAAAACAGGGTGAAGAGAAGAATAAAAAAAATGAGGAAACAATCGACCTATCTCTGGGCTCTCTTTTCAAGCAACAACTGGCGGACGCTGACCTATCCAAAGGTCGCGGGAAACGCTAG
- a CDS encoding polysaccharide biosynthesis protein, with translation MRDTLNEVFDIWKNLAGHGFIVALLDFVFLAFAAYLGYAIRLTLFIPHVSLVDLARVVFVFSSLMVFVFFLGGQYWTLWTQAGLEDYVRFARLYFAGALVFTAFNFSTRFAFLPRTSLAIMLFAGIIFCGGLRVSWRLTTPSSYPGQTSYPGQEQLETLIVGAGETGTLLARDLLRHSGNLRLRGFVDDDPQKDGKRISGLEVLGETKDLPTLIREYRVKVVLVAMPSATGRKIRAIYDRLAPLGVSVRVLPSLRELADGEISVNRLRQIRLEDLLGREPVQIDIQKVAAYLRGRSVMVTGAGGSIGSEIVQQILRNDPKEVILLGHGEQSIYLLLESFRKLPVRVPLRPIVADVADEIAMRAAFQRWQPQVVFHAAAHKHVPLMEDNPREALRVNALGTLTIAELAGEFRAERMVLISTDKAVNPSSVMGASKRVAELLLGETQKRFPETIYMAVRFGNVLGSRGSVVPKFEEQIASGGPVTVTDPAMKRYFMLIPEAVSLVIQAGAIGQGGELFALDMGDPISIAEMAEILIRLHGYEPGRDIAITYTGMRPGEKLFEELFYDPDTVHPTAHPKVFASTLDTISENAETRGLALLLRQSLHKSDSALSLLHEAVPEYAGSIVNQD, from the coding sequence ATGCGCGACACGTTGAACGAAGTGTTTGATATATGGAAAAATTTGGCGGGACACGGGTTTATCGTGGCACTGTTAGATTTTGTGTTCCTCGCTTTTGCCGCTTACTTAGGTTACGCCATTCGCCTGACGCTTTTCATCCCTCACGTCAGCCTGGTGGACTTGGCGCGTGTGGTGTTTGTTTTCTCCTCTTTGATGGTTTTCGTTTTTTTTCTGGGTGGGCAATATTGGACTCTCTGGACTCAGGCCGGGTTGGAGGATTACGTCCGCTTCGCCCGTCTTTACTTCGCCGGTGCGCTTGTCTTCACGGCTTTCAACTTCTCGACACGCTTCGCTTTTCTGCCTCGCACATCGTTAGCCATCATGCTTTTCGCGGGAATAATTTTTTGTGGGGGGCTCCGTGTCTCCTGGCGGTTGACAACTCCTTCCTCCTATCCTGGACAGACCTCCTATCCTGGACAGGAACAGTTGGAGACCCTGATTGTGGGGGCGGGGGAAACAGGGACCCTATTGGCGCGAGACTTGCTGAGACACTCAGGAAATTTACGCCTCCGGGGGTTTGTCGATGACGACCCACAAAAAGACGGTAAACGCATATCCGGGCTCGAGGTACTGGGAGAGACTAAAGACCTTCCCACCTTGATACGAGAATACCGTGTCAAGGTGGTATTGGTGGCTATGCCCTCGGCGACCGGCCGAAAAATACGCGCCATTTACGACAGATTGGCGCCCTTGGGGGTCAGTGTGCGGGTGCTTCCCAGCCTCCGAGAACTGGCGGACGGCGAGATCTCCGTCAATCGTCTGCGACAAATCCGCCTGGAGGACCTTTTGGGGCGCGAACCCGTGCAGATCGACATCCAGAAAGTCGCCGCTTATTTGAGGGGACGCAGCGTCATGGTCACCGGCGCCGGTGGTTCCATCGGCAGCGAAATCGTTCAACAGATCTTACGGAATGACCCCAAAGAAGTGATCCTTTTAGGTCACGGCGAACAGTCCATTTATCTTCTTCTTGAATCTTTCCGCAAATTGCCGGTTCGCGTTCCCCTGCGTCCCATTGTCGCCGACGTGGCGGACGAGATCGCCATGAGAGCCGCCTTCCAGCGCTGGCAACCCCAAGTGGTTTTTCACGCCGCCGCTCACAAACACGTTCCTTTAATGGAAGACAATCCTCGTGAGGCTCTCCGCGTCAACGCCCTGGGAACCTTGACAATAGCGGAATTGGCGGGAGAGTTTCGCGCCGAAAGGATGGTCTTGATCTCTACCGACAAGGCTGTCAATCCGTCGAGCGTCATGGGAGCCAGCAAGCGGGTGGCGGAACTGCTGTTGGGGGAGACACAGAAGCGCTTTCCTGAGACGATCTACATGGCGGTGCGGTTCGGTAATGTTTTGGGCAGCCGTGGCAGCGTTGTACCGAAGTTCGAGGAACAGATCGCCAGCGGTGGCCCTGTGACCGTCACAGACCCCGCGATGAAACGTTATTTCATGTTAATTCCAGAGGCCGTCAGTCTCGTGATCCAGGCGGGAGCCATCGGCCAAGGAGGCGAGCTATTCGCGTTGGACATGGGAGATCCCATCTCCATCGCCGAAATGGCAGAGATCTTGATTCGCCTGCACGGGTATGAGCCAGGAAGGGATATCGCCATCACCTACACGGGGATGCGCCCTGGAGAAAAGCTGTTTGAAGAGCTTTTTTACGACCCGGACACCGTTCACCCTACGGCGCATCCCAAAGTATTCGCCTCGACTTTGGATACGATCAGCGAAAACGCCGAAACACGCGGCCTTGCGTTGCTTTTGCGGCAGAGCTTGCACAAATCCGATAGCGCGCTCTCCCTACTCCACGAAGCCGTTCCAGAGTACGCCGGTTCTATAGTGAATCAAGATTAA
- a CDS encoding helix-turn-helix domain-containing protein codes for MAIKDQLYILRKYLKYSQKDFAKILGLPNRTYWRYEKEEGDPQSTFLLKLIVQYDVSPSWLLTGEGEMFRTIKKEKSQHLSNVISGDVRNNAFIQAGNDNTVFVNRENERAITEEIMELTRIFESLDMKRRISLFGKAYALEEEMNKFRTV; via the coding sequence ATGGCAATAAAAGATCAGCTCTATATTTTGCGAAAATATTTGAAATACAGTCAAAAAGATTTTGCGAAGATTTTAGGCTTGCCCAATAGAACATATTGGCGCTATGAAAAAGAAGAGGGGGATCCACAATCTACCTTCCTTCTTAAGCTTATTGTGCAATATGATGTATCTCCTTCTTGGCTTCTGACTGGAGAGGGAGAAATGTTTAGGACCATAAAAAAAGAGAAATCCCAACATTTATCGAATGTGATATCTGGTGATGTTCGGAACAACGCCTTTATCCAGGCAGGGAATGATAATACCGTCTTCGTCAACAGAGAGAATGAACGCGCGATAACCGAGGAAATTATGGAGTTGACGCGTATCTTTGAATCGTTAGATATGAAGCGGCGTATATCTCTATTCGGGAAGGCTTACGCTCTGGAAGAAGAAATGAATAAATTTCGAACGGTTTAA